Proteins from a genomic interval of Caulobacter rhizosphaerae:
- a CDS encoding flagellar assembly protein FliX: protein MKVSSTGGAGAVGASRAKPAGGGSGFSLPSVGGAAAASGVAQAGGVAGIGSLDALLALQANLDPMERKRRAVKRAGGLLDLLDALKLATLDGEVSTGTLSRLKSAVREHREATDDPKLEAILNEIETRAAVEAAKLEQARLG from the coding sequence ATGAAGGTTTCCAGCACGGGAGGCGCGGGCGCGGTTGGCGCATCGCGGGCCAAACCGGCAGGCGGCGGATCGGGCTTTTCCTTGCCTTCGGTCGGCGGCGCGGCCGCGGCGAGCGGCGTGGCCCAGGCGGGCGGCGTGGCCGGGATCGGCTCGCTGGACGCCCTGCTGGCCCTGCAGGCCAATCTCGACCCGATGGAGCGCAAGCGTCGGGCGGTCAAGCGGGCCGGCGGCCTGCTGGACCTGTTGGACGCCCTGAAGCTGGCCACCCTGGACGGCGAAGTCTCGACCGGCACGCTGTCGCGGCTCAAGAGCGCCGTGCGCGAGCATCGCGAGGCTACCGACGACCCCAAGCTGGAGGCGATCCTCAACGAGATCGAGACCCGCGCGGCGGTCGAGGCGGCCAAGCTCGAGCAGGCGCGGCTGGGCTGA
- the dksA gene encoding RNA polymerase-binding protein DksA, with protein sequence MQTATVLKVPDSYRPSDDEPFMNERQLEYFKQKLLAWKEEILRESRETVSHLQAETENHADLADRASSETDRALELRTRDRQRKLISKIDQALRRVEDGSYGYCEETGEPIGLARLDARPTATLSLEAQERHERRERVHRDD encoded by the coding sequence ATGCAAACGGCCACTGTTCTTAAGGTACCGGATTCGTATCGTCCTTCGGACGACGAGCCATTCATGAACGAGCGTCAGCTTGAATATTTCAAGCAGAAGCTCCTGGCCTGGAAAGAAGAGATCCTCCGCGAATCTCGCGAGACGGTTTCCCATCTGCAGGCTGAAACTGAAAACCATGCCGACCTCGCCGATCGTGCGTCGTCGGAAACTGACCGGGCGCTGGAACTTCGCACTCGGGATCGTCAGAGAAAACTGATCTCCAAGATCGACCAGGCGTTGCGTCGGGTCGAAGACGGTTCCTACGGCTATTGCGAAGAAACCGGCGAGCCGATCGGTTTGGCGAGACTGGACGCGCGGCCCACCGCGACGCTCAGCCTGGAAGCCCAGGAACGCCATGAACGCCGGGAACGGGTTCACCGCGACGACTGA
- a CDS encoding pyridoxamine 5'-phosphate oxidase family protein codes for MIIDSLEALEALYTPAPAAASTVKVADRITPHYRALIEASPFLALATAGPEGLDCSPRGDRPGFVRIQDERTLILPDRRGNNRIDSLRNVVRDPRVALMFLIPGSGTTFRVNGRAAVSADPDLLASFAIDGKAPRTCLVVTVVEAYFQCARAIVRSGLWNAESQVDPAALPSPGAMLAAISGDTVGGERYDKAWPERAAATLW; via the coding sequence ATGATCATCGACAGCCTCGAAGCGCTTGAGGCGCTCTACACGCCGGCCCCCGCCGCGGCCTCCACCGTCAAGGTCGCCGACCGCATCACCCCGCACTACCGCGCCCTGATCGAGGCCTCGCCGTTCCTGGCCCTGGCCACCGCCGGCCCCGAGGGCCTGGACTGCAGCCCGCGCGGCGACCGGCCCGGCTTCGTTCGGATCCAGGACGAGCGGACGCTGATCCTGCCCGACCGGCGCGGCAACAACCGCATCGACAGCCTGCGCAACGTGGTCCGCGACCCGCGGGTGGCGCTGATGTTCCTGATCCCCGGCTCGGGCACGACCTTCCGGGTCAACGGCCGGGCGGCAGTCAGCGCCGATCCCGACCTGCTGGCGAGCTTCGCGATCGACGGCAAGGCGCCGCGCACCTGCCTGGTGGTCACCGTGGTCGAGGCCTATTTCCAGTGCGCCCGCGCCATAGTCCGCTCGGGCCTGTGGAATGCGGAGAGTCAGGTCGATCCCGCCGCCCTGCCCTCGCCCGGCGCGATGCTGGCGGCGATCAGCGGGGATACCGTAGGCGGGGAGCGTTACGACAAGGCCTGGCCGGAGCGCGCGGCCGCGACGCTGTGGTAA
- a CDS encoding response regulator gives MSHRHALIIEDEILIAMEVEALLGEQGFDSFDIAESPQDALDCALRRPPDLITADYRIVGGTGVEAVTAILARLGPIPVVYVTGNADQLGARTRAVVDKPISPHRLAEACAMVAGA, from the coding sequence ATGTCCCACAGACATGCTTTGATCATCGAGGATGAAATCCTCATCGCGATGGAAGTGGAGGCCCTGCTTGGCGAGCAAGGGTTCGACAGCTTCGACATCGCGGAAAGCCCGCAGGACGCGCTGGATTGCGCGCTGCGACGTCCGCCTGACCTGATCACGGCTGACTATCGCATCGTAGGCGGCACCGGCGTCGAGGCGGTCACCGCCATTCTCGCCCGGCTGGGACCGATCCCCGTGGTCTATGTGACCGGCAACGCCGACCAGTTGGGCGCCCGCACCCGCGCTGTGGTGGACAAGCCGATCTCGCCCCACCGTCTGGCCGAGGCCTGCGCCATGGTCGCCGGCGCCTAG
- a CDS encoding crotonase/enoyl-CoA hydratase family protein: protein MSQDPLILTEKRGHVAILTLNRPDALNALGAPGDGDQVAAACEAINDDQDIRCVILTGAGRAFSAGGDVKAMKAREGAFGGNGVKVRDGYRKNIHRIVRAIYGLEVPSIAAVNGAAIGLGCDVACMTDIRIAADTAKFGVTFLKLGLIPGDGGAWLMPRTIGMSRAAELLFTGDVIDAAKAEAWGLVSKSVPAETLMDEALALATRIAQQPPHALRMGKSLLKHGQTASYDTLMEMSAAAQAIAHHTDDHMEGVDAILEKRQPNFRGS, encoded by the coding sequence ATGTCGCAAGACCCCCTGATCCTGACCGAGAAGCGCGGCCATGTCGCCATTCTCACTCTCAACCGACCCGACGCCCTGAACGCCCTGGGCGCGCCCGGCGACGGCGACCAGGTCGCGGCGGCCTGCGAGGCGATCAACGACGACCAGGACATCCGCTGCGTGATCCTGACCGGGGCGGGCCGGGCCTTCTCGGCCGGCGGCGACGTCAAGGCGATGAAGGCGCGGGAGGGGGCGTTCGGCGGCAACGGCGTCAAGGTCCGCGACGGCTACCGCAAGAACATCCACCGCATCGTGCGGGCCATCTACGGCCTGGAGGTCCCGTCGATCGCGGCGGTCAACGGCGCGGCCATCGGCCTGGGCTGCGACGTGGCCTGCATGACCGACATCCGCATCGCCGCCGACACGGCGAAGTTCGGCGTCACCTTCCTGAAGCTGGGCCTGATCCCAGGGGACGGCGGGGCCTGGCTGATGCCGCGCACGATCGGCATGAGCCGCGCCGCCGAGCTGCTGTTCACCGGCGACGTCATCGACGCGGCCAAGGCGGAGGCCTGGGGCCTGGTCAGCAAGTCCGTGCCCGCCGAGACGCTGATGGACGAGGCCCTGGCCCTGGCCACGCGCATCGCCCAGCAGCCGCCGCACGCCCTGCGCATGGGCAAGAGCCTGCTCAAGCACGGCCAGACCGCCAGCTACGACACCCTGATGGAGATGAGCGCAGCGGCCCAGGCCATCGCCCACCACACCGACGACCACATGGAGGGCGTCGACGCCATCCTCGAGAAGCGCCAACCCAACTTCCGGGGGTCGTGA
- a CDS encoding DUF3052 family protein → MGKEAKGVWGQLSDGESDGKLLWEPPKLIFRGAVRGIFQGHALRDLRVEGDDLVLTDGTRFTLEPGQAAKWLHAIQNPPGRLDKLGVKPGQTVVVEAIDDAEFLDELSTRVQPVEAYENIDLLFLGVEDLADFDQLEDLAGGLGPKGALWIVAQKGKGAPLKDAEILAAARERGLVDTKVCAFSKTHTALRFVVRKGVAAKVAPVEDDAGFDDED, encoded by the coding sequence ATGGGCAAGGAGGCCAAGGGCGTCTGGGGCCAGCTGTCGGACGGCGAGAGCGACGGCAAGCTGCTGTGGGAGCCGCCCAAGCTGATCTTCCGCGGCGCGGTGCGCGGCATCTTCCAGGGTCACGCCCTGCGCGACCTGCGGGTCGAGGGCGACGACCTGGTGCTGACCGACGGCACGCGTTTCACCCTGGAGCCGGGTCAGGCGGCCAAGTGGCTGCACGCCATCCAGAACCCGCCCGGGCGGCTGGACAAGCTGGGCGTCAAGCCCGGCCAGACCGTGGTGGTCGAGGCGATCGATGACGCCGAATTCCTGGACGAGCTGTCGACCCGAGTTCAACCCGTCGAGGCCTACGAAAACATCGACCTGCTGTTCCTGGGCGTCGAGGACCTGGCCGACTTCGACCAGCTGGAAGACCTGGCTGGCGGGCTGGGGCCGAAGGGCGCGCTCTGGATCGTCGCCCAGAAGGGCAAGGGCGCGCCGCTGAAGGACGCCGAGATCCTGGCCGCCGCCCGCGAACGGGGGCTGGTGGATACGAAGGTCTGCGCGTTCTCCAAGACCCACACCGCGCTGCGGTTCGTCGTGCGCAAGGGCGTGGCGGCGAAGGTCGCGCCGGTCGAGGACGACGCGGGGTTCGACGACGAGGACTAG
- a CDS encoding DUF805 domain-containing protein: protein MSKPQIRTITFWLYLTFGFSVGAISAADPAVPGLARVIAIPAAVGICYLIFQSQLAVIRNLYRRERKTQAPEDQPASTSVFRTAREAFSLRGGLSDRSPAMTFLFVGSVIVALSFVRAVAQDLHLPLIDLLINGLIGVFVGVVVISAGFQRMHDRGRSGWWLLVFFGPTTLVLFAMGRLIDMRAPENAITLTFLIGMTFAAPTFIWGICETVLLPPKPSAPKTRSASKRM from the coding sequence ATGAGCAAACCTCAGATCCGCACCATAACCTTTTGGCTCTATCTGACGTTTGGCTTTAGCGTAGGAGCCATCTCAGCGGCCGATCCCGCAGTCCCAGGGCTCGCGCGAGTCATCGCGATCCCGGCAGCAGTGGGGATTTGCTACCTCATCTTTCAAAGCCAGCTCGCTGTCATCCGCAACCTCTACCGACGGGAACGGAAGACTCAGGCACCTGAGGATCAGCCCGCTTCAACTTCGGTGTTCCGCACTGCACGAGAAGCTTTCTCGCTTCGCGGAGGCCTTTCGGATCGCTCCCCCGCCATGACCTTCCTGTTCGTGGGCAGTGTGATTGTCGCTCTGAGCTTCGTTCGCGCCGTAGCACAAGACCTTCACCTTCCCCTCATCGACCTGCTGATCAATGGTCTCATCGGTGTGTTCGTTGGCGTCGTGGTTATCAGTGCAGGATTCCAGAGGATGCATGACCGAGGGCGATCAGGTTGGTGGCTGCTGGTGTTCTTCGGCCCCACCACTCTGGTACTCTTTGCGATGGGGCGATTGATCGACATGCGTGCCCCCGAAAACGCTATCACCCTTACCTTTTTGATCGGAATGACCTTCGCAGCCCCTACGTTCATCTGGGGGATATGCGAGACGGTTTTGCTGCCTCCGAAGCCGTCTGCCCCAAAGACGCGATCAGCGTCGAAAAGAATGTGA
- a CDS encoding flavin-containing monooxygenase, with product MAIEHFDVLIVGAGLSGIGAAYHLQRDCPGKTYAVLEARAAIGGTWDLFRYPGIRSDSDMYTLGYAFKPWREAKAIADGPSILRYVRETADENGITPHIRFGHKVRRASWSSETAAWTVEVEHEGAILKVSCGFLSMCSGYYNYDAGYTPDFPGTDRFRGRIVHPQHWPKDLDYAGKQVVVIGSGATAVTLVPEMAKAAGHVTMLQRSPTYVVSRPAEDGLANWLRARLPAMTAYGITRWKNVLMQMLFFRIARRKPEKTKQQLLGLVRQHLGPDYDIETHFTPRYNPWDQRLCLVPDADLFDSIKAGTSSVVTDQIETFTETGLRLKSGKTLDADVIVTATGLRMQLLGEMEVVIDGRKVAPHETTSYKGMMFSDVPNLASTFGYTNASWTLKADLTAEYVCRLLNHMDRTGTRICTPRLPEGEMEIEPWLDFSSGYVQRALAVLPRQGTKVPWKVHQNYALDLVALRYGKVDDGTMEFSKARAPAKARAAA from the coding sequence ATGGCCATCGAGCACTTCGACGTACTGATCGTGGGCGCGGGCCTGTCGGGCATCGGCGCGGCCTACCACCTGCAGCGCGACTGCCCGGGCAAGACCTACGCCGTCCTTGAGGCGCGGGCGGCGATCGGCGGCACCTGGGACCTGTTCCGCTATCCCGGCATCCGCTCCGACAGCGACATGTACACGCTGGGCTACGCCTTCAAGCCGTGGCGTGAGGCCAAGGCCATCGCCGACGGCCCGTCGATCCTGCGCTATGTCCGCGAGACCGCCGACGAGAACGGCATCACCCCGCACATCCGCTTCGGCCACAAGGTCAGGCGGGCCAGCTGGTCGTCGGAGACCGCCGCCTGGACCGTCGAGGTCGAACACGAGGGCGCGATCCTGAAGGTCAGCTGCGGCTTCCTGTCGATGTGCAGCGGCTACTACAACTACGACGCCGGCTACACGCCCGACTTCCCGGGGACCGACCGGTTCCGGGGTCGGATCGTCCATCCCCAGCACTGGCCGAAGGACCTGGACTACGCCGGCAAGCAGGTCGTGGTGATCGGCAGCGGCGCGACGGCCGTGACCCTGGTCCCGGAAATGGCCAAGGCCGCCGGCCACGTGACCATGCTGCAGCGCTCGCCGACCTATGTGGTCTCGCGGCCGGCCGAGGACGGGCTGGCCAACTGGCTGCGGGCCCGGCTGCCGGCCATGACCGCCTACGGGATCACCCGCTGGAAGAACGTGCTGATGCAGATGCTGTTCTTCCGGATCGCCCGCAGGAAGCCGGAGAAGACCAAACAGCAGCTGCTGGGCCTGGTGCGTCAGCACCTGGGGCCCGACTACGACATCGAGACCCACTTCACGCCGCGCTACAATCCGTGGGACCAGCGGCTGTGCCTGGTGCCGGACGCCGACCTGTTCGACTCCATCAAGGCCGGGACCTCGTCGGTGGTCACCGACCAGATCGAGACCTTCACCGAAACCGGCCTGCGACTGAAGTCGGGCAAGACCCTGGACGCCGACGTGATCGTCACCGCCACTGGCCTGCGCATGCAGTTGCTGGGCGAGATGGAGGTGGTGATCGACGGCCGGAAGGTCGCTCCGCACGAGACCACCAGCTACAAGGGCATGATGTTCAGCGACGTGCCGAACCTGGCCTCGACCTTCGGCTACACCAACGCCAGTTGGACTCTGAAGGCCGACCTGACGGCGGAGTATGTCTGCCGGCTGCTCAACCACATGGACCGCACGGGAACCCGGATCTGCACCCCGCGCCTGCCCGAGGGCGAAATGGAGATCGAGCCCTGGCTGGACTTCTCGTCGGGCTACGTCCAGCGCGCCCTGGCCGTCCTGCCCCGCCAGGGGACCAAGGTTCCGTGGAAGGTGCACCAGAACTACGCCCTGGACCTTGTGGCCCTGCGCTACGGCAAGGTCGACGACGGGACGATGGAGTTCTCGAAGGCCAGGGCGCCGGCCAAGGCCAGGGCCGCCGCCTAG
- a CDS encoding DMT family transporter translates to MSLRDFGVLVLVCLVWACNNIVSKIVVAQWGVPPLFYAAVRFAIVAAVTLPWLLPAPRPTWRIVAVGLLMGAGNFALLFMGFKTASPSASAVVIQLAVPFTTILSMLLLGEKVRWKRGLGIALTLTGAVVVMWNPHGLTLSPGLWFIVASAFTGSLGAVMMKQIEGVKPLQFQAWVGATSVLPLALLSLATEPGGLGLALKAGWPFLAALLFSALIVSVLAHTAYYGLIQRHDANLVAPLTLMTPLMTIGLGVLVTHDHFDARMGLGTLLALVGVLIIALRKNQVMPLLLLTRNRSQ, encoded by the coding sequence ATGTCCCTGCGCGACTTCGGCGTGCTGGTCCTGGTCTGCCTGGTCTGGGCCTGCAACAACATCGTCTCCAAGATCGTGGTCGCCCAGTGGGGCGTGCCGCCGCTGTTCTATGCGGCGGTGCGGTTCGCCATCGTCGCGGCGGTGACCCTGCCCTGGCTGTTGCCCGCGCCCCGGCCGACCTGGCGGATCGTGGCCGTCGGCCTGCTGATGGGGGCGGGCAACTTCGCCCTGCTGTTCATGGGCTTCAAGACCGCCTCGCCCTCGGCCTCGGCGGTGGTGATCCAGCTGGCCGTGCCGTTCACGACGATCCTGTCGATGCTGCTGCTGGGCGAGAAGGTGCGCTGGAAGCGCGGGCTGGGCATCGCCCTGACCCTGACCGGCGCGGTGGTGGTGATGTGGAACCCGCACGGCCTGACGCTGTCGCCGGGCCTGTGGTTCATCGTCGCCTCGGCCTTCACCGGTTCGCTGGGGGCGGTGATGATGAAGCAGATCGAGGGCGTGAAGCCGCTGCAGTTCCAGGCCTGGGTGGGCGCCACCTCGGTCCTGCCGCTGGCGCTGCTGAGCCTGGCCACAGAACCCGGCGGCCTGGGCCTGGCCCTGAAGGCCGGCTGGCCGTTCCTGGCGGCGCTGCTGTTCTCGGCCCTGATCGTCTCGGTCCTGGCCCACACCGCCTATTACGGCCTGATCCAGCGCCACGACGCCAACCTGGTGGCGCCGCTCACCCTGATGACCCCGCTGATGACCATTGGCCTGGGCGTGCTGGTCACGCACGATCATTTCGACGCCCGAATGGGACTCGGCACGCTGCTCGCGCTAGTGGGGGTGCTGATCATCGCCCTGCGCAAGAACCAGGTGATGCCGCTGCTGCTGCTGACGAGGAACCGCTCTCAATGA
- a CDS encoding N-acetylmuramoyl-L-alanine amidase: MTFIDAPSPNFDARKAVPDCIVLHYTGMETGEAALARLCDPEAKVSAHYMVEEDGRVFRLVPEERRAWHAGAAFWKGVKDINSASIGIEIVNPGHEFGYRPFPDAQVAAVINLLADIRSRWTIDDDRILGHSDIAPARKIDPGELFPWKRLAEAGHGLWVEPPPSPGAPLGRGEEGTGVFALQAGLTRLGYNCAPSGQYDEWTETVVAAFQRHWRQSRFDGVADGETRARLVALLRAAG, from the coding sequence ATGACGTTCATTGACGCTCCGTCGCCGAACTTCGACGCGCGCAAGGCCGTGCCCGACTGCATCGTGCTGCACTATACCGGCATGGAGACGGGCGAGGCCGCCCTGGCCCGGCTGTGCGATCCGGAAGCCAAGGTCTCGGCCCACTACATGGTGGAGGAGGACGGGCGGGTCTTCCGGCTGGTGCCCGAGGAGCGCCGCGCCTGGCACGCCGGCGCCGCCTTCTGGAAGGGCGTCAAGGACATCAACTCGGCCTCGATCGGCATCGAGATCGTCAATCCCGGCCACGAGTTCGGCTATCGCCCGTTCCCCGACGCCCAGGTCGCCGCGGTGATCAACCTGCTGGCCGATATCCGCTCGCGCTGGACGATCGACGACGACCGTATCCTGGGTCACTCCGACATCGCCCCCGCCCGCAAGATCGATCCGGGCGAGCTGTTCCCCTGGAAGCGTCTGGCCGAAGCGGGCCATGGCCTGTGGGTCGAGCCGCCGCCGTCGCCGGGCGCGCCGCTGGGTCGAGGCGAGGAGGGGACCGGCGTCTTCGCCCTGCAGGCCGGCCTGACCCGCCTGGGCTACAACTGCGCGCCCTCGGGCCAGTACGACGAGTGGACGGAGACGGTCGTGGCCGCCTTCCAGCGGCACTGGCGGCAGAGTCGTTTCGACGGCGTCGCCGATGGCGAGACCCGGGCGCGGCTGGTCGCCCTGCTGCGGGCGGCGGGCTGA
- a CDS encoding FMN-binding negative transcriptional regulator has translation MHPARPFRVDDRQALLTFVRAHPFVTLAAAVGGRPFIAQAPVVVRELDFGEVALDFHLSRGNALAPQVVQGFRAVALAIGPDAYVSPDWYGSPDQVPTWNYVSAEAEGLVAPLSAEELLTLLDDLSAQEEARLSPKTPWTRDKMTPGRFEALLRGVIGCRLSVERLEGTWKLGQNKSATERAAVVAALGDHPVAGWMREVELEPEGL, from the coding sequence ATGCATCCGGCCAGACCGTTCCGCGTCGACGACCGCCAGGCGCTGCTGACCTTCGTCCGCGCCCATCCGTTCGTCACCCTGGCGGCCGCGGTCGGCGGCCGGCCGTTCATCGCCCAGGCGCCGGTGGTGGTCCGCGAGCTGGACTTCGGCGAGGTCGCCCTCGACTTCCACCTGTCCCGCGGCAACGCCCTGGCGCCGCAGGTCGTGCAGGGTTTCCGCGCCGTGGCCCTGGCCATCGGACCGGACGCCTATGTCAGCCCCGACTGGTATGGAAGCCCGGATCAGGTCCCGACCTGGAACTATGTCTCGGCCGAGGCCGAGGGCCTGGTCGCGCCGCTGTCGGCGGAGGAGTTGCTGACCCTTCTCGACGACCTCTCGGCCCAGGAGGAGGCGCGGCTGTCGCCCAAGACGCCGTGGACCCGCGACAAGATGACCCCGGGCCGTTTCGAGGCCCTGCTGCGGGGCGTCATCGGCTGCCGACTGAGCGTCGAGCGGCTGGAGGGAACCTGGAAGCTGGGCCAGAACAAGAGCGCTACGGAACGCGCGGCGGTGGTCGCCGCGCTTGGCGATCATCCCGTGGCGGGGTGGATGCGGGAGGTGGAGCTCGAACCGGAAGGCCTCTAG
- a CDS encoding glycosyltransferase family 2 protein, translating into MRVTVMIPTQRRLGGLAVAARSVFAQIGVDFARLELVVVDNDQAPSAQATVAELTGEAPFPVHYVHEPRPGVAHARNAGMAAARGELIAFLDDDEEAPAGWLAALLAAQARYQADVVFGPVRARAPASVTRHRDYLERFFSREGPAEAGVIDHYYGCGDSLLRRAALPDPVAPFAVERNHIGGEDDMLFGHMRAGGARFAWEPAAWVWEDPVPDRLSLDYTIRRAFAYGQGPSAHCAAASPPDRLGVARWMAVGVVQSALFGLVAGFKWLTRAGDRADWLDRAARGLGKTLWWGPFKIQFYGRTAS; encoded by the coding sequence ATGCGCGTCACGGTCATGATCCCCACCCAACGGCGTCTCGGCGGCCTGGCCGTCGCGGCGCGTTCGGTGTTCGCCCAGATCGGCGTCGACTTCGCCCGCCTGGAGCTGGTGGTCGTCGACAACGACCAGGCGCCGTCGGCCCAGGCGACCGTCGCCGAGCTGACGGGTGAGGCGCCGTTTCCCGTCCACTACGTCCACGAGCCGCGCCCCGGCGTGGCGCACGCCCGCAACGCGGGCATGGCGGCGGCCCGCGGCGAGTTGATCGCCTTCCTGGACGACGACGAGGAGGCCCCGGCCGGATGGCTTGCGGCGCTGCTCGCCGCCCAGGCCCGCTACCAGGCCGACGTGGTGTTCGGACCGGTCCGGGCCCGCGCCCCGGCCAGCGTCACCCGGCACCGCGACTATCTGGAACGCTTCTTCTCGCGCGAAGGCCCCGCCGAGGCCGGGGTCATCGACCACTACTACGGCTGCGGCGACAGCCTGCTGCGCCGCGCCGCCCTGCCCGATCCGGTCGCGCCGTTCGCCGTCGAGCGCAATCACATCGGCGGCGAGGACGACATGCTGTTCGGCCACATGCGGGCCGGCGGCGCGCGGTTCGCCTGGGAGCCGGCGGCCTGGGTCTGGGAAGACCCCGTGCCCGACCGCCTGAGCCTGGACTACACGATCCGCCGCGCCTTCGCCTACGGCCAGGGCCCCTCGGCCCACTGCGCCGCCGCCAGCCCGCCCGACCGCCTGGGCGTCGCCCGCTGGATGGCCGTCGGGGTGGTGCAGAGCGCGCTGTTCGGCCTGGTGGCCGGCTTCAAGTGGCTGACCCGGGCCGGCGACCGGGCCGACTGGCTGGACCGCGCCGCCCGAGGCCTGGGCAAGACCCTGTGGTGGGGGCCGTTCAAGATCCAATTCTACGGAAGGACCGCGTCGTGA
- a CDS encoding GNAT family N-acetyltransferase: MLDIETLHPLALDEAELRTWRDMAAAQPAFRSPLMGPDFARAVGAVREDARVAVIRRRGQTLGFLPHHRRPGAMARPIGSPLSDYHGLVSRPDAGLTAAEVLRAADLTAYRYTGLVDPHGVFGRTETRVAHVIDLAEAEAEAYLEAVRAASPKKIKNWRRLDNKLEREVGAVTLVGPDPSREAFDQLIAWKREQLERTGVHDFLRADWTRGLMLDLFQKRTGPFQGLMISLYAGGQLVAGHFGVRLDGVYHPWIASTNPAHGEWSPGQIFFMRAIAAMPGLGLQHYDLGPGHDHYKGAYALSQVQIGEGTATAATMAGRVAHSLDGVMALAGSRGAGPVGRLSRRMEAIASVELTMGGRMRGLVDAFANQAQRRGG, encoded by the coding sequence ATGCTGGATATCGAGACCCTCCACCCGCTGGCCCTGGACGAGGCCGAGCTGCGGACCTGGCGCGACATGGCGGCGGCGCAGCCGGCGTTCCGCAGCCCGCTGATGGGTCCGGACTTCGCGCGCGCCGTCGGGGCCGTGCGCGAGGACGCCCGGGTGGCCGTGATCCGCCGGCGGGGCCAGACTCTGGGCTTCCTACCGCATCACCGCCGTCCCGGGGCCATGGCCCGACCGATCGGCTCGCCGCTGTCGGACTATCACGGCCTGGTCTCGCGCCCCGACGCCGGCCTGACCGCCGCCGAGGTGCTGCGCGCCGCCGACCTGACGGCCTATCGCTACACCGGCCTGGTCGATCCTCACGGCGTTTTCGGGCGGACCGAGACCAGGGTCGCCCACGTGATCGACCTGGCCGAGGCCGAGGCCGAGGCCTATCTGGAGGCCGTCCGCGCCGCCAGCCCCAAGAAGATCAAGAACTGGCGCCGGCTGGACAACAAGCTGGAACGCGAGGTGGGCGCAGTCACCCTGGTCGGCCCCGACCCCTCCCGCGAGGCCTTCGACCAGTTGATCGCCTGGAAGCGCGAGCAGCTGGAACGCACCGGCGTCCACGACTTCCTGCGCGCCGACTGGACCCGCGGGCTGATGCTGGACCTGTTCCAGAAGCGGACAGGCCCGTTCCAGGGGCTGATGATCAGTCTCTATGCCGGCGGCCAGCTGGTGGCCGGCCATTTCGGCGTGCGGCTGGACGGCGTCTATCACCCGTGGATCGCCTCGACCAATCCGGCCCATGGCGAGTGGTCGCCGGGCCAGATCTTCTTCATGCGCGCCATCGCCGCCATGCCGGGCCTGGGCCTGCAGCACTACGACCTGGGTCCCGGCCACGACCACTACAAGGGAGCCTACGCCCTCAGCCAGGTCCAGATCGGCGAAGGCACGGCCACGGCCGCGACCATGGCCGGGCGCGTCGCCCATTCCCTGGACGGGGTCATGGCCCTGGCCGGTTCTCGGGGCGCCGGTCCCGTGGGGCGCCTGAGCCGCCGGATGGAGGCCATCGCCAGCGTCGAGCTGACCATGGGCGGGCGGATGCGCGGCCTGGTCGACGCCTTCGCTAACCAAGCGCAAAGGCGCGGCGGATAA
- a CDS encoding GAF domain-containing protein: MAEAFNDKTLAGDKAARYAEVADEIAAVLDGEANLTARMATVASMLASSFDHYFWTGFYVVDPAKDRELVVGPYQGTLGCLRIAFGRGVCGAAAKTGQTQLVADVHAFPGHIACDSRSQSEIVVPVFDASGTLLAVFDVDSDKPAAFDAVDQQGLEKILKATFA, encoded by the coding sequence ATGGCTGAAGCTTTCAACGACAAGACCCTGGCCGGCGACAAGGCCGCCCGCTACGCCGAGGTGGCCGACGAGATCGCCGCCGTGCTGGACGGCGAGGCCAACCTGACGGCGCGCATGGCGACCGTCGCCTCGATGCTGGCCAGCAGCTTTGACCATTATTTCTGGACCGGCTTCTACGTGGTCGATCCGGCCAAGGACCGCGAACTGGTGGTCGGCCCTTATCAGGGCACCCTGGGTTGCCTGCGCATCGCCTTCGGGCGCGGGGTCTGCGGAGCGGCGGCGAAGACCGGCCAGACCCAGCTGGTCGCTGACGTCCATGCCTTTCCGGGACACATCGCCTGTGACAGCCGGTCCCAAAGCGAGATCGTCGTGCCGGTGTTCGACGCCTCCGGAACGCTGCTGGCGGTGTTCGATGTCGACTCCGACAAGCCGGCCGCGTTCGACGCCGTCGACCAGCAGGGCCTCGAAAAGATTCTGAAGGCCACGTTCGCCTGA